The Lewinellaceae bacterium DNA window TTCCTGACTAAAATCCTGCAGCAGCTGGTACGCAGTCAGCTGATCTCATCGATAAAGGGGCCCAACGGTGGTTTTTACCTGACCGATGCCAATAAAGCCGGCAACCTGGCACAAATAGTTGAGTGCATCGATGGACCGGATGTGTTCAAGGCGTGCATCCTGGGGCTGCCTCAATGTTCCTCCGAGCATCCCTGCCCGCTGCATTTCCAGTCGTTCACCTTCAGGGAAGGAATTCATTTCCATTTACGGAATCAGACGATTGGTAAAATATCGGAACAACTTGAAAATGAAGAAATAAAAATTTAACGATCAAAATCCTCGTAACATGAAGAACACAGTCATCCTGTTGATCCTGGCACTTGCATTCATCCGTTGCTCCTCAGGATCAGAGCCGGAAAATACGACACCGCATCAGTCGACGGCAGCTTCCACTCCCGAACAACCATCGGATGACAATAAAGGAATAGGTGAAATCACCCATGTAGACCTTAACAATCCCCTGGACAAATCGATGGTTGCCAATGGACAGGCCATTTACGACCTGAAATGTTCGGCTTGCCACAAGCTCACCGATCAGCGGGTGGTAGGTCCCGGATTTAAGGGGGTTACCGAACGCCGCACACCGGAATGGATTATGAACATGGCCATGAATGCGGATGTGATGTTGGAAAAAGATCCTACCGCGCGGGAATTGCTGAAGGAATGCCTGGTACGCATGCCCAACCAAAACCTGAGTAAGGACGATGCCCGGAGCGTGCTGGAGTTTTTCTATTCCAACGATGGTCAGACGGTGGGGAATTAATCCCCGCGTTATCGACCAATCTGAAATGCTTCACATGAAGGCAAGAACCTGGTTTGGATTCGCCCTTATAAATTTTTTCATGGCTGCCCTCCTGGGGTTGCTCATGCGGTACGCTTTTGTAGGAGAACTCACCTGGATGCCTCCCTACCGTCAGGTTTTACTTGCGCATTCCCATGTGGTGATGCTTGGATGGGTAAGTCAGACGATCCTCGTTCTTTTGGTGCTGGTTTATCTTGGAGAGGAGGCATTATCCAGACGATTTTATCTGACCCTGATAGCCTTGCATCAATCCTCCATTGTAATCATGCTGACTGGATTTCTGATGCAGGGGTACGGGCCGGTATCGATTGCAGGAACGACCCTGCAGGGCCTGCTTTCGTATGCGTTTATCTACCGGTTTTACCGTGATATCCGGACAAAATTCAGACCTAAGGAACTTGTATGGGCTTATGGCGCGCTGATATTCCAGTTCATTGCTTTGTTAGGTATTTGGATGGTGGCCTGTATCATGGTGTTTGGCGGGGGTAAGTCGGCACTTTATTATGAAAGTGTCCAGTTTTACCTGCATTATATGATCAATGGCTGGTTCACTTTTGCGGTACTGGCCATCGTTGTCCGCTGGTTACCGTATTCCATCCCAGAACTACTGGGAAAAGCCTGGATCTGGTTGGTTTTGTCCTGCTTGCTCACTTTTGCCCTGGCCATTACATGGGCTAGTCCCAAGCCCTGGATATTCTGGATCAACAGTCTGGGGGTGTTATTACAATTGGTAGCCCTGTATTTTTTAGTACGATGGTTCCGGCGCGGAATGCCTGCATGGAAACAGCAGCTCAGCAAGGTCACTTATCTGCTTTTGATCCTGATCTTTCTGGCCCTGTTTCTAAAGATCGTAATTCAAACAGCCGTCATCGTGCCGGTCATTGCCAAGGTGGCCTATACCATACGGAATTTTGTGATCGGATTTCTCCATTTGATCTTTCTGGCCTTTATGTCCCTTTTTTTGTTGGCATATGCTACGCAGCGTGAATGGTTGGACAGCGGACACTGGAGTCTGCGGTGGGGCCTGGGAATTTTTATCGGAGGCATCCTGTCCACCGAGCTGCTGTTGTTTGGCCAGGGGATCATGCAGTGGGCGGCCTGGGGATTCATGCCTCATTTTTACGAATGGCTATTTGTGTCCAGTGGATTATTGCCGCTCGGTATTGGCATTATCCTGGCTAATTATTGGCTAAGGCAAGTGAAGCCAACGCAGAGCGGAGAGATTTAGGATTCGCTTTTATATTCCTGTCTTTCGATGCATGCTTTACCACCGCGGCTTGATACCCGGCGCATATGGGAATGACAACGATTTGTAATAATTCAGGTCATGTTCAGGTGGTGCTATTCCGGCCGGCAATTCAAGGCCATTCACCGATTGCCAGTAACTGAGCGAAGCATCCCGCCACCATACGGATTCCTTGCGTTGGATGGTAAGCATCATACGTACCTGCTCAAAAGTCTCTTCATCGATGGCATCATGTAAACCCATCCATTTTTCGGTCATGGATTTGACACCCGCCACTCCGGCATCGTATTTAGCGCACAAGGCTTCCCATACGGTCTGACCTGAATGCACGTGGTCCTGCCAGCCCACATGATGAAACCATAACAGGAAGCTGTCCGGACAGGATTCCCGTGATCCATACCACTGTTGAATGGGTTCGGCATATTGCTCGAGCGCATTGCTTCCGGCAGGTGTCCGGTCAAATCCCACTCCGGCTGAGTCCGCGCGGTGATAGTACGTGGGATTCCAGTCCGCCCGTGACAGATCGTTAATCCAGGGCCCTGGTCCGTAATGGTGCCCGGTAGCCATCAGGTGGGCCAGTCCCAGGGGTGTCATGTAGTCCACGCAGTACTCCCTCGATGCCATCATGATATCATGGATGGTGGTGACCACCCGGGGCTGATTAGAGAATGTCTGGCGGATCCACTCCTCGGCAATGTCGCCGGAAGACCGTTGAGGATTCCAGCACAACCGGCCAAATGCATACCAGTTAGCCTGCCCGAACAGGTGTCCGGTCCAGTTCCGGTCCGTACCGATATTAGCCACACCAGCCATACCTGTTAGCCTGGGGTCAGAGCTGTCCATAAGGGTTTGAAAGACGGGTGTACCGGGACCTTTAGTATAGGTATCGGCCAGTAATACCTCTTGCCACATCGGACCCAGGTAGACCAGGTGGGTGCCCTGGCCCAGGTATTCCTGTGTGATCTGAAATTCCATCATCAGGGGTGTATGAGCCATGGCGCCGAACAATGGATGGAATGGTTCACGGGGTTGAAAATCAATCGGGCCATTTTTGACCTGGATCATTACATTGGGACGGAAGGATCCATCCAGCGGAACAAATTCCTGATACGCCTGCTTTGCCCGGTCCTCCGGTGTCTCATCACTGTAGACGAAGGCCCGCCAGAGAACAATGCCTCCGTGAGGAGCCAATGCATCTGCCAATACATTGGCCCCTTCAGCATGGTTGCGATGGTAATTCTGGGGCCCTGGCTGTCCTTCCGAATTGGCTTTGACAAGGAAACCGCCAAAGTCCGGGATCCTGGCATAGATCTCAGCCACTTTATCTTTCCACCACTGCCGGACCTGAGGGTCCAGCGGATCCGCCGTCTCCAGCATACCCAATTCTACGGGTGCGCTAAACCGGGCTGTCAGATAGACTTTGATACCGTATGGCCTGAAAATAGTTGCCAGGGCTTTCACCTTGTCCAGGTAATCAGGTCTGAGGATCAGATGATTGGCATTCACATTGGTTAGTGCGACAGCATTTATTCCAATGGAGGCATTGGCTCGTGCATAATCCCGGTACCGTGGGTCGATGTAATCGGGTAACCGGTGCCAGTCCCAAATGGAGAATCCTGCGTAGCCGCGTTCTACGGACCGGTCCAGGTTGTCCCAGTGATCAAGCATACGGATGTTCAGGCGGGGATGGTCTCTGATGTCAAGTTCCCGGATGGACTGCTGCATTTGCATCAATCGCAGAAAATGGAAGACTCCATACAAGGTGCCGGCAGGATCATTGCCCATAATGAGGGTGACGGATTTTCCATCCAGTGTCTCCCGGCGTATCAGAAACCCCTGTTCGGATAAACCTTCGATCGCTGACTGCAGGCCATGGTTATCCGGCCAGGATGCATTGTTTTTGGTGGCGATGATAAGCTGATTGTTTGCAATTTCATTGCGCCAGGTTACCGGCTGATCCAATAGCCCTTTTAGCGCCATTTCCAGTTCTTCCCGGATCACCTGTCCGGTTGGGGATCCTCCAACAATCCATATGGACTGGATTTGCTGCCGGTACGCTGCCACCAGGGATTCATTGTTGATCTTATCGTATTTTAGCCACAACCGGTAGCCATCATCCGCATGCAGGATGGGCGTCATTATCCAATAAAAGGCAAGGGACAGAATCGTTAACTTCATGAATTTCAAATCTTTGGAGTTTGCCGGACTATTTAAGGCGAATATAATTCATGTGTGACCAATGAACAACTCCTGGGTTTGTGCCACTTGTTTGGGTCGTCTATCCGAAAAAGCAGTACATGTCGAAATGTTCTACATCCCGGTTCAATTGCTCAATAAACGGTGGAATGAATAATTGACTAGACCCTGGTTCTCACCAGAGCTTCCATATCCATTGACTTGAAATCACGCTATTTAATCGTGATGGGGAAATCGACCTCTATATCGGTTTTACCTCCTGCAGTGTTCAGGTTTCCCTGAGCGACTCCCTGAGCGGCCTTATCCGGCTGATGGATCAGGGATACCCTCAGTAATCCGGAACCTTTGGAATACGAGGTCCAGGAGGATAGAATTCCGACCGGCCTGCCATCACCATCCTGATCTTCGTAGGTAAAGATCAGCCCCAATTGAGAAGATGCTGAAAAGAAGATCTGATGGTCTTCTGCCGTCTCGCGGATCGATTCGGTCACATCCGTGGTGCCATTAAAAAAACTTACAATACCGATATAGACGGTACTTACCTTAATGGAGCCACCGGTGATCACCGGATCCATACCACCGTCACCATCAGGGTCGGAAAAGGATAAAAGGGTTGAATCACTGTTATCACTGGCAACAAGCTTTAACGTTAACCCGTCAATGGTTTCCTGTGGAATTTCAGGACGGGCATTATCTTTTTTACAATGGGACAGGAGCAAAATTCCAAATATCAGTGCGATGTACCAGGGAAAACGATTCATGGTGTGTGTTTAAAATTTTCAGGCAAAACTTGTGCTTGCTAATTCAACGGCAATATTCCAGGTTTTGTGACTCCTTTCCAACTTATTTCTGAGATTATCGTCTCCGGAGGATGAAGATCATCCGGAATCGGGAATGCGGAATGATTGATGAATAGGCCAGTACATAGTTCAGCGACAAGTTGTTATATTGTAGTATGAGCCGGCTGGGACCATATATCGCCTGTATAAGCCTGTGGATGACCATGAGCTGTCATCCTTCCCCAGGAGAAGTACCGGAAACAGAAGGATTGGACTCCCTGCGACAGCACATCAGCGATGTCCTGGAAAAAGAGATCCTTGGCGCCTGGTATCCTCGCACCGTGGATACGTTATATGGTGGTTTTTTGAGTGATTTTGACGCTGAATGGAAACCTGACGGTCCACAGAATAAAATGATCGTGAGCCAGGCACGACAAGTATGGACCTCATCCAAAGCTTTTGCCAGATATCCTGCCCAGATCCGGTACCGCGACATTGCGCGGGATGGGTTTGATTTTCTGAAATTAAAGATGTGGGATTCGGTATATGGCGGATTTTTCAATCTGGTTACGCGTGAAGGAGATCCGATTCCTCTGGATCAACCCGGGGATTACCAGAAACAGGCTTACGGAAATGCATTCGGCATTTATGGGTTGTCTGCATATTTTGCCATCAGCCGGGACAGCCAGGCACTGGAATTGGCACAAAGGTGCTTTTTGTGGTTGGAAGCACACAGCCATGATCCGGTGTACGGAGGGTACTTTCAGTTTTTAAACCGGGAAGGCATGCCCATGACGGATGGTTTTGCAGGTACTCCACCCAAAGACCAGAACAGCAGTATCCATTTACTGGAAGCATTCACAGAATTATATCAGGTCTGGCCGGACCCGTTGCTTGGGAAACGATTGCAGGAGATGATCGTTATTGTTCGCGATACACTTACCGGGGATAAAGGTTACCTGACCTTGTTTTGCGGTCAGGACTGGACACCTCTAAGCTACCGTGACTCCGCATTGGCCGTAAGACAGGCTCATTATTATCTGGATGAAGTTTCGTTTGGCCACGATATTGAGACGGCTTATCTGTTGCGTGAGGCGGAAGAAACCCTGAGCCATGGGATCTCTTCGCGCACGGAAATTGTTACGAAAAAGATGGCAGACCATGCATTGGACCATGGCTTTGATATGAAGAACGGAGGTCTGTATGACGCCGGTTATTATGAAATGGTCCCTGGCCCGCTAACCATCGTCAAGGATACTAAAAACTGGTGGGCACAGGCTGAAACACTGAATACGCTGCTGATATTTGCTCAGGAATATCCAGGTGATCCCCATCTATATTTGCAGTTGTTTAAACAACAATGGCAATACATTGACCAATACCTGATCGATCACCGACACGGAGGATGGTACAATTACGGATTGGACAAAAGTCCCGAAAATCAAACACAGCATAAGGCTCACATCTGGAAAAGTCCTTACCATACGGCACGGGCCCAGATGAATGTCACGGACCGGCTGCAGTCCATGCAGTGATGCCGGTCCATCAACCCCGACGGATTAATTCGTGCCAGATGGCCTGTCCCGGTGCCGAGTGAAAAAGTTGCTCCAGGTAATCCCGGTCAGCAGATGCAAGCGTAATGAGCGGCATTGTATTCCCGGCTACCTGAGCGGGTGTGCGCATTCCCGGAATTACCGTGCTCACTTCGGGGAATGAGGTGATGTAGGAAAGAGCCAGTTGCAGCGGACTGCATTCGTACTTGTCACACAATAGCCAGATATGATTATCCAGGTAATCCAATACTTCTTTCTGTAATTCGCTGTCCAGCCGCTTGTGGCGGTGATCATCGCGATCGAAGGTTCGGTCAGCGGTCATTTTTCCGCTGAGCAAACCAAATTGCAGGGGCATGCGCGCGATGATACCATAACCCAGTTTGCCAGCTCTTCGCATCAGGGGAATAGAATTTCCATTCAGGAGATTCAGGACCAGTTGAAAGCCTTCACCCAACCTGCGGTCCATCAGCCATGCTGCTTCCGGCTCCGGATCGAAGGTGTTAAGCGATAATCCCCAATATCGGATTTTGCCGGCCTGTTTAAGCTGATCCATTGCCTCGACGCATTCCATTTGATTCAGGTGCTCCAGCCGTGCGGAATGCATTTGGTAATAATCGATGACATCCCGCTTTAATCGTATCAAACTCGCATCACAGGCCGCCAGCAGGTATTTTTTGGAATAATTGCTGGAAAACACCCCATCCACCGCACAATTGCCCGCTTTGGAAGCGATGAGCACATCGCGCTGACCGGCAAGCGTTTCGCCCAATAGTTTTTCGGAATGTCCCAGGCCATAGATGTCAGCGGTATCAAAAAAGTTTATCCCTGCATCCAGGGCAGCATGAATGGATTGCCTGGAAACCTGATCATCAGCCGGCCCCCAACCGATCGCCGTCGTGCCGATCATAGCGTTGCCGCCGATGGCCCAGGCGCCAAATCCAACCTTACTTACCTTGAGGTTCGTCGTTCCAAACATGCCGTAAATCATGACGTTCATTCACTTTTCTAGGGGAATGTAATGAAGTATAACCACAACCTGCCCGTTTCCAATAAATAGATGCTTTCTTGCTGAACCGCCAGGCAGATTTTCCGTTTGCTTGTTGTGATCATTTAATCATCAAACGACTTACGAATGAAAAGAAATGCAACTGCCGTATGGCATGGAGGCGGCCCGACTGGAAGCGGTACACTGACCACGATGAGTGGTGCCTTCAGTAATCACCCTTATTCAGCCAAATTACGTTTTCAGAATGAGGATGGACAGGAAGGTACCAATCCCGAGGAACTGATCGCTGCTGCGCATGCCGGATGTTTCAGTATGGCACTGGCGTTTGCACTGACTGCTGCCGGATTTGAGCCGGAATCCCTGGAAACCAAAGCCAATCTGACGATGGAAAAACTTGAGCAGGGCTGGACAATCGTTTCTATAAATCTCAAGCTTGAAGGCAAAGTTCCGGGACTTTCGGCGGAACAATTCCAGGAATATGCCCAATCTGCCAAGGCAGGCTGTCCGGTAAGTCGGCTTCTGAATTGTACGATTACGCTGGATGCCAATCTGGTGCTCTGATACCAGGCGTGTTAAGGTAGGTCTTCTACTGCTTCATAGAAGTCGTGGTATAGAGCTTTTCATCAGTTATTGGCAAGGGATTGGATCGACGAACGCAGCTTGTCGAAGGAAGTTATAAAGCTCTTTTGGATGATGGGATCCTGAACCCAGCGGGGGTAGGGGCTTTCCACGAGAGCACGAACTTTGTAGATAACGACGAGCTGCCGGCTATTGAGTTTATGGATTTCCCATTGTCCTTCGGTAGGGTCCATTTCTTCATAACCCTTAGGCAGGGATTTAACCATGGGCAGGCTTTTAAGGAAAATGTAGGTGGTGGTTCCGGCTTCCTGCCGGCGGTATTCCATTCGGTTTACTTTGTTGGATATGGGCCAGGGAAACTCAAAGCCCTGCATGGCTATCCAACTCGTAGAATCAACGATGCTTACTTGCTGGAACTCCAATCCCTGCATCCATTTTTTTATTAAGTTTTCTTCCCGTAAATGATTGATCACATCCTCCCGGTCACCACTTACGGTGACATTGACTTTCATCTCCCTTAATTTGGGGTCTTTCCTCGATGGACGGTAATAAATGGAAACACCGTTTTTTTCCTGCGTCAGCTTCCAGTCGTCTTCCGGATCGCCGGGAGCCAGGTTACTTATAACCATTATGAGAAGCAGGGGCACGAAGCGGCGTGGTAGCAATATGGAAGTAAAGCCCTGCATAGTCAATTTTGGTAAAGGATGCTCTTATAACGCAATGACCCCTATAAATCATGCAAAAATGTACCCTAAATTTCAAAGAGTGAACATTTTAGGCAGGGGCAGGCCGCTGTTCAATCGACTTCAATGAGGTGATCGTGTGGTTGAGTTGTCAGCATACCAATGGGTTGCACCACCAATCCCTGGGCAGCGAGCAGAGACTCAAATTCCGATTTGTATTGTGAATTCACGGCAATCAGCAATCCGCCACTGGTCTGTGGGTCAGCAATAATCTTATAGGTATCCGGATCCCTGAGCGCAATCTTATGACCGTAGGAAGTCCAGTTGCGATTGGTCCCTCCCGGCAGGCAGCCGAGTGCAATGTATTTTGGGACAAAGTCAAATACCGGTATCCGGTCGAGGTGTATCTGTGCGCCGGTGTTGCTGCCTTCACAGATCTCCAGCAGGTGACCTCCCAGTCCGAAACCGGTGACGTCGGTTATGGCATGAACATAGGGCAGCCCGGCCAGGGACTGGCCTATTTTGTTGAGGGTAAGCATGGACTGCCTGGCGATGGCCAGATCCTGATCTTCGGCAAGCTTTTTCTTTTGGGCGGTGGTCACCATGCCAATCCCAAGCGGTTTGGTGAGATACAAAAGGTCTCCAGGCTGGCCGGTGCAGTTTTTCTTGACCTGAGTGACCGGCACACGGCCCGTTACGGCCAGGCCAAAGATGGGTTCCGGAGCATCAATGCTATGTCCTCCGGCCAGGGCTATACCGGCATCATGGCAAACTTTGCGCCCTCCCCGCAACACTTCTCCGGCAACGGCGGCCGGGATCTTGTCGATCGGCCAACCAAGGATGGCAATGGCCACGATAGGAGTTCCTCCCATGGCATAAATATCACTGATTGCATTGGTTGCAGCGATGGCTCCAAAATCAAACGGATCATCTACTATGGGCATAAAAAAATCCGTCGTACTGATGATGGCGGTACTTCCATCGAGATCTACAACGGCAGCATCATCCTTGGTATCATTTCCGACCAGGAGATTGGTGAAAGCAGGGGCGGCATCGCTGGTCTGCAGGATATCGGAAAGTACTCCGGGTGATAATTTGCATCCACAGCCGGCGCCGTGGCTGTATTCGGTGAGACGGAGATTTGCTATTTCGGGTGCCATTGTGCTAATTCTTTGGCCAATTTAGGGATTTCATCCATGGGTATCCGGTAATGTTGCTGGATCAATGTTGATTTTCGCTGGATGGACTTGCGATAACGGGTGTCGTAATACGTCAGAATCAGTCCGGCAGCGGTCTTCAGATCTCCCTCCCCGATGGCGGCAATCGCTTTGGCAGCTTTTTCATTTCCCAGCTTGGGTTGAATGGAACGGGTCGCCGATATCAGCTGCTCCGCGCTCAATCCTCCATAGTCCTCTACGAGGAAATCCACCCGCTCCCAGGGATCGATCTCCACAAAAACATGGGGGCAGCTGCTTTTTTGATCGTACAGTGCATCAGGAAGGCTGACCAGACCGATGTGTTTACTTTCATCTTCGATCCAGACCGGGCGGTTGAGGTCCATGGGGATGAAAGCTTCGTAAACCATGTTCTGAAAGTCCTCTGTCGCCGGCTGGCCGGTCGATTTTCGGTTGCCAAAACTGGATCCCTGGTGGTTGGCCAGGCCTTCGAGGTCTACCACCTGGGCTCCGGATTCACGCATCAGGTGGAGCAATCTGGTTTTTTGACTGCCCGTGTAGCCCGTCAGCACCACGATGGGCAGCTGTTGTTCAAAGAACTGCATCACCGTGCGGCGATACGTTTTATATCCTCCCTCCAGGACTACCGTTTCGAAGCCATAGCGCTCGAACAGCCAGGCCATGGATTCGGATCGCATGCCCCCCCGCCAGCAGTACAATGCCAGTTGGGTTGATTCCAGAGCCTCCGCTTTTTCAATAAACTGACGCATTTTGGGGCCGATGATATCAAGACCTCGCTTGATGGCTTCCGGTTTTCCTTCCTGTTTATAAAGAGTGCCTATTTCTACACGCTCTTCGTTGGAGAATAGGGGAAATGAAATTGCTCCCGGCAAATGTCCCGTTTCATATTCGGCGGGAGACCGGACATCGAGTAGAGGGAGCCCGGAAGCTTCACGAAGAAATTCGTTCAGAACGTATCTTTTCACCTTTCTTGATCCTAGGGAGACAAAGGTAGTAATCAGATTGTTGATCCTGGTGCCGGTATTCTGGCATGAAGCTTGAATATATTATAAATTCGAATAATATATTCTGAACCAACAAAACAAAATACATGCAAAAGATTGTATTCTTCGCACTGCTGGCCTTTGCCATTTCATGGGTTAGCTGTAAGAAAGACAACGTCAGTAAAGGGTGTACCCAAGACGATTTTATTGGTGTTTATTCTGGAACGGAAAGTTGCCAGAATGCCGATGATGAAAGCACCACCTATGAGATCAAAAAGCTTGGAAGTGACCTGGTGATGACTGATGGCGGTGGTAACAATTATAATCTCACCACCGATGACTGTAAATTCACGATACCCAGCGTGAACCTGATCCTGTTTGAACTTTCCGGTGATGGTAGTCTGAATGGTAAGGAACTGACCGTCAATGTAAGTCTGGGTGCGTTGGGCTTCAATACCACATGTGTCTTTAGGGGTAATAAGTCCTAGGCTAGGGAATAATCCATCACGCAAATTGCGTAATGTTTTCGCTGGTTTTTGGGTTTAAATTTTTCGCAACCATTCAGCAAATAGCGGATCTTCCACTTCGTAAAAATTTTGGCCTGATCCATTGCCAATTAGCTATAAAGTGGAAAATAACAGTGATATGGTACGTTAAAGTCGCCAGATCAAGGATTTGATAAATAAACAAGAAGCACCTATCACACTCCTCATTCCCCAAACCGGTAGTCGATCACCACACCATCCGCCAACAGCCGATGCCCTTCCTGGCTAAGCTTTGCGCCCGCAGGAACCAGGACCAGTACAGCGGCAGCATCCGGATCAAGGGTTACCGAAGTGGATACCGTAGCCTGACTGATGATTATTTTCCTTTTCACCGCATCGTAAACATCGACGGGCTGGCTTCCTACTGCGAGTGTGATCTCCTTCGATTCCTCATAAGGGTTGTAGTATAGGAAGGTGGGATAAGCTTTGCCTTTGGGATACAGGTCAGTGGCCAGACAGTTGAGCTGGAGGATCTTTTCTACATTGGTTGCCCGGATGATCGCGCCATACACACCGACATGACTGGAACCATAAATGGAAAACATTGTCTCGGGTGGGTTACCCGGAGCCCACAGCGGACCATCACCCTGGGCAATCGGGGTTTTGCCTTCCAGTCCCGGATAAGTAGAATGATGGATCAGGCCTTCATACCCGATCAGGTTTTTCGTAATGGCCTTATGATCCGGGACTGCTTGTAAAGAGTCCGGAATGTTATAGGCATAGCATAGCCGGGCGGCATTGGAAGCATTGAGCAGCCATTTACCTACGGTATGGGCATAGCGCTGATCGTACCGTACCAGGGGTACCAGTGGCCAGGCCAGATCGAAGGTATTCATCAAGAAACCATAACCTCCCCGGTCGATGGTACTACCTACCAGGCCGTAGGCATCATAATTCCCCCAGTGTCCGCTGATGACGCCCCAGCCTTCCCGGTTGGTGGCAGTCCCGTCAAAGGTCCAGTCGAGCAGAATGGTCGGGTCGTAATCCATGCCTTCCTCGGCATTCATCCGCGCTGCCGTGTAAGCTCCGAAAGGCATCAGGATCTCCCAGAACCGGCT harbors:
- a CDS encoding Rrf2 family transcriptional regulator; this translates as MFSKTCQYAIRAVLYLAAHTSANEKMRVEDLAHLLNVPQHFLTKILQQLVRSQLISSIKGPNGGFYLTDANKAGNLAQIVECIDGPDVFKACILGLPQCSSEHPCPLHFQSFTFREGIHFHLRNQTIGKISEQLENEEIKI
- a CDS encoding c-type cytochrome — translated: MKNTVILLILALAFIRCSSGSEPENTTPHQSTAASTPEQPSDDNKGIGEITHVDLNNPLDKSMVANGQAIYDLKCSACHKLTDQRVVGPGFKGVTERRTPEWIMNMAMNADVMLEKDPTARELLKECLVRMPNQNLSKDDARSVLEFFYSNDGQTVGN
- a CDS encoding alpha-glucuronidase — encoded protein: MKLTILSLAFYWIMTPILHADDGYRLWLKYDKINNESLVAAYRQQIQSIWIVGGSPTGQVIREELEMALKGLLDQPVTWRNEIANNQLIIATKNNASWPDNHGLQSAIEGLSEQGFLIRRETLDGKSVTLIMGNDPAGTLYGVFHFLRLMQMQQSIRELDIRDHPRLNIRMLDHWDNLDRSVERGYAGFSIWDWHRLPDYIDPRYRDYARANASIGINAVALTNVNANHLILRPDYLDKVKALATIFRPYGIKVYLTARFSAPVELGMLETADPLDPQVRQWWKDKVAEIYARIPDFGGFLVKANSEGQPGPQNYHRNHAEGANVLADALAPHGGIVLWRAFVYSDETPEDRAKQAYQEFVPLDGSFRPNVMIQVKNGPIDFQPREPFHPLFGAMAHTPLMMEFQITQEYLGQGTHLVYLGPMWQEVLLADTYTKGPGTPVFQTLMDSSDPRLTGMAGVANIGTDRNWTGHLFGQANWYAFGRLCWNPQRSSGDIAEEWIRQTFSNQPRVVTTIHDIMMASREYCVDYMTPLGLAHLMATGHHYGPGPWINDLSRADWNPTYYHRADSAGVGFDRTPAGSNALEQYAEPIQQWYGSRESCPDSFLLWFHHVGWQDHVHSGQTVWEALCAKYDAGVAGVKSMTEKWMGLHDAIDEETFEQVRMMLTIQRKESVWWRDASLSYWQSVNGLELPAGIAPPEHDLNYYKSLSFPYAPGIKPRW
- a CDS encoding type 1 periplasmic binding fold superfamily protein, with translation MNRFPWYIALIFGILLLSHCKKDNARPEIPQETIDGLTLKLVASDNSDSTLLSFSDPDGDGGMDPVITGGSIKVSTVYIGIVSFFNGTTDVTESIRETAEDHQIFFSASSQLGLIFTYEDQDGDGRPVGILSSWTSYSKGSGLLRVSLIHQPDKAAQGVAQGNLNTAGGKTDIEVDFPITIK
- a CDS encoding AGE family epimerase/isomerase; the encoded protein is MSRLGPYIACISLWMTMSCHPSPGEVPETEGLDSLRQHISDVLEKEILGAWYPRTVDTLYGGFLSDFDAEWKPDGPQNKMIVSQARQVWTSSKAFARYPAQIRYRDIARDGFDFLKLKMWDSVYGGFFNLVTREGDPIPLDQPGDYQKQAYGNAFGIYGLSAYFAISRDSQALELAQRCFLWLEAHSHDPVYGGYFQFLNREGMPMTDGFAGTPPKDQNSSIHLLEAFTELYQVWPDPLLGKRLQEMIVIVRDTLTGDKGYLTLFCGQDWTPLSYRDSALAVRQAHYYLDEVSFGHDIETAYLLREAEETLSHGISSRTEIVTKKMADHALDHGFDMKNGGLYDAGYYEMVPGPLTIVKDTKNWWAQAETLNTLLIFAQEYPGDPHLYLQLFKQQWQYIDQYLIDHRHGGWYNYGLDKSPENQTQHKAHIWKSPYHTARAQMNVTDRLQSMQ
- a CDS encoding aldo/keto reductase — its product is MIYGMFGTTNLKVSKVGFGAWAIGGNAMIGTTAIGWGPADDQVSRQSIHAALDAGINFFDTADIYGLGHSEKLLGETLAGQRDVLIASKAGNCAVDGVFSSNYSKKYLLAACDASLIRLKRDVIDYYQMHSARLEHLNQMECVEAMDQLKQAGKIRYWGLSLNTFDPEPEAAWLMDRRLGEGFQLVLNLLNGNSIPLMRRAGKLGYGIIARMPLQFGLLSGKMTADRTFDRDDHRHKRLDSELQKEVLDYLDNHIWLLCDKYECSPLQLALSYITSFPEVSTVIPGMRTPAQVAGNTMPLITLASADRDYLEQLFHSAPGQAIWHELIRRG
- a CDS encoding OsmC family protein; translation: MKRNATAVWHGGGPTGSGTLTTMSGAFSNHPYSAKLRFQNEDGQEGTNPEELIAAAHAGCFSMALAFALTAAGFEPESLETKANLTMEKLEQGWTIVSINLKLEGKVPGLSAEQFQEYAQSAKAGCPVSRLLNCTITLDANLVL
- the selD gene encoding selenide, water dikinase SelD translates to MANLRLTEYSHGAGCGCKLSPGVLSDILQTSDAAPAFTNLLVGNDTKDDAAVVDLDGSTAIISTTDFFMPIVDDPFDFGAIAATNAISDIYAMGGTPIVAIAILGWPIDKIPAAVAGEVLRGGRKVCHDAGIALAGGHSIDAPEPIFGLAVTGRVPVTQVKKNCTGQPGDLLYLTKPLGIGMVTTAQKKKLAEDQDLAIARQSMLTLNKIGQSLAGLPYVHAITDVTGFGLGGHLLEICEGSNTGAQIHLDRIPVFDFVPKYIALGCLPGGTNRNWTSYGHKIALRDPDTYKIIADPQTSGGLLIAVNSQYKSEFESLLAAQGLVVQPIGMLTTQPHDHLIEVD
- the mnmH gene encoding tRNA 2-selenouridine(34) synthase MnmH, which encodes MKRYVLNEFLREASGLPLLDVRSPAEYETGHLPGAISFPLFSNEERVEIGTLYKQEGKPEAIKRGLDIIGPKMRQFIEKAEALESTQLALYCWRGGMRSESMAWLFERYGFETVVLEGGYKTYRRTVMQFFEQQLPIVVLTGYTGSQKTRLLHLMRESGAQVVDLEGLANHQGSSFGNRKSTGQPATEDFQNMVYEAFIPMDLNRPVWIEDESKHIGLVSLPDALYDQKSSCPHVFVEIDPWERVDFLVEDYGGLSAEQLISATRSIQPKLGNEKAAKAIAAIGEGDLKTAAGLILTYYDTRYRKSIQRKSTLIQQHYRIPMDEIPKLAKELAQWHPK